The Magnetococcus marinus MC-1 genome contains the following window.
CGCCCGCACCAACATGGCCAAAGAACCGGCTCAATCGTTCAGGGAAAAAACATTATCGGGTAGGAGGCGGGATGGTTACCCCCGCCGACCTCTCCACCACTGGGCATACGGATCACGTACCACGGCGGTTCCTGTCTGTTGCTCATCATTGTACGCAACGCCTGTTGCCCTATAGACACCCTGCTAAGTTCACAGATTCCGTCTGATCCCTTTATGAGCTTTAAGACCCTCTTTCGGGACATCTGCCCAGAACACGCAGAGTATTGCACATGAACACCACACAGGTTCAGCCCTTCGTTACCCAGTTACGGTAACGACTATGGCTTCTGCTGACTTCTGCCACCCCATCCCAATACCTTACGATATCAGTAGCTCAAAGCAGAGAGGCAGATCTCCCAGGGTAAGACACGAGACCTTCATTCCATATACCCGCCGCATATACTTCCCTATCTTCTGGATGACGATCGGGCTTTGGGTATCATGGCTCCCTCGCCCAGATATGGCTGCCTCGTATGCGATTCCTGTTCGTCGGGCCGGAACTTTGCCAGCAGCTTCCTTCAGATTCCATCTCACGATGGACACCCTTGCTGTTCAACTAACGGTTCCCGTCATCAGGGTCCGTAGGGGAGTTCCACCCCCCCAAGTCATTCAGACATCACCACAGCGGCCTGAACAGCGCCAGTCAAGGCGCTTCGCGCCACGCCTGGCGCACCATAAAAAAGCCGCCCCCATTCAGGGGCGGCTTTTTTTCTTACAGAACCAGTGGGTTACAGAGCCAGCGGGCAACTATTTTTGCGAAAGCAGGCGCGACGCCTGATCCAGGGTCTCTTCGGCGGTGCGGCGGTTGGCCTTGCGCGTCTCGCGGCGGATGCGGTCGTAAATCTCCTCACGATGCACCTCCACATCTCGCGGCGCGTCAATGCCGATGCGCACCTGATTCCCCTTGATGCCCAACAGGGTGATCTTAATATCATCCCCAATGTGCAGACTCTCACCGACTCTCCGTGTCAAAATCAGCATAACCTACATTCCTCTAGGTCGTCTATGCGTCGGGCACTGTGGCAGCCGTGCCGCAACGTCTCCGCATGATGCGGCATCGTCTCACCCCGAGCCGTAGCCCTTGGTGATCGAAACAGGCGGGCTCTTCCTGAGCCCTGCCCAAAATGATGCCTACGGCATCGCCCTTACAGTTGCTTGGACAAAAACCGATTTGCCCCTGTGGTGCCCTGCTGACGCGCACCCTTGCGGTCATAGCTGCTGCTACCCCCATGCAAAATACTCAAAATGCTGTCCGTCGCCGCCTGTACGCCACGAAACGCCGCTTGGTTCATACGGTTGGCATGCTCTACCGCAAACAGGGTCGCACGCAGTCGATTACGCGCCTTGCGCAAAGGACGGGCGGTGTCCAGATCCAAACGACTGGTCAACTGATCCCACTTGGTACCCCGCGCCGGCATGCCCAGATTTTGCGCCAAAGTACCCGTCACATGCTGACGACGGATCTCAATAACACGCGCATCCTCCAGCGCCTTGCCAATGATGGCCGAAGTCCCCTCCATGCCATCAATATCTCGACGACTGAGGGCGTCACGCTCCTGTTCAAAGAGGCTCAGCACCTTCTGAAAATGTTCGTTCAGCTCATCCATAACCCCAATCAGGGCGTTGGTATGTTCTTGCATGGTTGCTTGCATGGCTAAGACTCCTGGTCAATTTCAAGACAGCGGGGCAATATCCCCTTCCGTCAGAACGGCGCATCCCGCA
Protein-coding sequences here:
- a CDS encoding flagellar protein FlgN, which encodes MQATMQEHTNALIGVMDELNEHFQKVLSLFEQERDALSRRDIDGMEGTSAIIGKALEDARVIEIRRQHVTGTLAQNLGMPARGTKWDQLTSRLDLDTARPLRKARNRLRATLFAVEHANRMNQAAFRGVQAATDSILSILHGGSSSYDRKGARQQGTTGANRFLSKQL
- the csrA gene encoding carbon storage regulator CsrA, coding for MLILTRRVGESLHIGDDIKITLLGIKGNQVRIGIDAPRDVEVHREEIYDRIRRETRKANRRTAEETLDQASRLLSQK